A DNA window from Paenibacillus sp. HWE-109 contains the following coding sequences:
- a CDS encoding amidohydrolase family protein, producing MIIDAHQHFWNLEKVAYPWLDPSYGLICRSFEADELEPLIGTAGINKTVIVQAMNSYEDTEYMLKVAAEREWVGAVVGWVPLNIPEVAAKKLQVYAANSYFKGVRHLIHEEKDPDWVIRDSVIEGLKILASFGLTFDIVGVFPNHLKHIPYLAEQIPDLRMVIDHFAKPPIKEKQMGAWAEQFAAAAQYPNVYAKVSGLNTAADWHTWNSDDLRPYINYALTHFGADRLMFGSDWPVANLAGDFEKVWEQTNQAIADYSEHERAAILGGTAAQFYGIQAE from the coding sequence ATGATAATAGACGCCCATCAGCATTTCTGGAATTTGGAGAAGGTTGCTTACCCTTGGTTGGATCCGTCTTACGGATTGATATGCCGCAGCTTTGAAGCGGATGAATTGGAACCACTGATTGGCACGGCTGGTATTAACAAAACGGTCATCGTGCAAGCTATGAACTCTTATGAGGATACCGAATATATGTTAAAGGTGGCCGCCGAAAGAGAATGGGTAGGCGCGGTTGTGGGATGGGTACCCTTGAACATTCCGGAAGTGGCGGCTAAAAAGCTGCAGGTATATGCCGCCAATTCTTACTTCAAAGGGGTTCGTCATCTGATTCACGAAGAGAAGGATCCAGATTGGGTCATCCGTGATTCGGTGATTGAGGGACTCAAGATTCTCGCTTCTTTCGGCTTGACCTTCGATATCGTAGGGGTGTTCCCGAATCATTTGAAACATATCCCTTATTTAGCTGAGCAAATACCGGATCTTAGAATGGTCATAGACCACTTCGCTAAACCACCGATCAAGGAAAAGCAAATGGGAGCATGGGCCGAACAATTTGCTGCTGCGGCTCAGTACCCGAACGTGTATGCCAAGGTATCTGGATTGAATACGGCAGCAGATTGGCATACTTGGAACTCAGATGATTTGAGACCCTATATCAACTATGCGTTAACGCATTTTGGGGCGGATCGCCTTATGTTTGGAAGCGATTGGCCAGTAGCCAACTTGGCGGGGGACTTTGAGAAAGTCTGGGAGCAAACCAATCAGGCAATTGCCGATTATTCGGAACATGAAAGAGCTGCCATATTAGGCGGAACAGCGGCACAATTTTATGGTATTCAAGCTGAATAA
- a CDS encoding SDR family NAD(P)-dependent oxidoreductase has protein sequence MRLQDKVVLITGAGSGIGKSTALLFAQEGATVIVNDLDEIKGRETVSEIKDKGGEALFLHADVTNPEHVKTMVEAAIAEFGRIDVLFNNAGISGVGAVHEIEPDAWDRIMSINVKGVFLPSKYVLPYMMERKTGSIINMSSCVAEIGLARRVSYAATKGAVLALTKSMQVDYAAYNIRVNALLPGTIFTPFVENYLKTSYDDPTAAIESLKQRQLSGELGKSEDVAKAALFLASDDSKFMMGSPLYIDGGVVFGKNA, from the coding sequence ATGCGATTACAAGATAAGGTAGTTTTGATCACCGGAGCTGGGTCAGGTATCGGGAAAAGCACGGCATTGCTTTTTGCACAAGAAGGCGCAACAGTTATCGTGAACGACTTGGATGAAATCAAGGGCAGAGAAACCGTGAGCGAAATTAAGGACAAGGGCGGCGAAGCGCTATTTCTCCACGCGGATGTAACAAATCCTGAGCACGTTAAGACGATGGTGGAAGCGGCTATTGCTGAATTTGGTCGCATCGACGTTCTGTTTAACAATGCCGGAATCAGTGGCGTCGGAGCCGTACATGAAATTGAGCCGGATGCTTGGGACCGGATTATGAGCATTAACGTAAAAGGCGTGTTCCTGCCCTCAAAATATGTATTGCCTTACATGATGGAGCGTAAAACAGGTTCGATTATCAACATGTCGTCGTGCGTAGCGGAAATTGGACTCGCGCGCAGAGTTTCTTATGCTGCAACGAAGGGGGCCGTACTCGCCTTAACCAAATCGATGCAGGTTGATTATGCAGCCTACAACATCCGGGTGAATGCACTCCTGCCGGGTACGATTTTTACACCGTTCGTAGAGAACTATTTGAAGACTTCCTATGACGATCCTACAGCTGCCATCGAATCATTAAAACAGCGCCAGCTCAGCGGTGAACTAGGCAAGTCAGAGGATGTTGCTAAGGCGGCATTGTTCTTGGCATCTGATGATTCCAAGTTTATGATGGGTTCTCCGCTCTACATTGACGGTGGTGTTGTTTTCGGCAAGAACGCCTAA
- a CDS encoding fumarylacetoacetate hydrolase family protein, whose protein sequence is MKLLTFNDNGHFKLGIKTEKGILDVAAAIEGMASDQMSSLSTTLHAVIEGGTAAVAQLQRLVNIVLEAGSKGEAYLLDETHIQYGPCVTNPSKIICVGLNYRKHAEETNAPIPEYPILFNKFSNTLTGHGAEVPLPEKVSSQVDYEAELVIVMGKKAKYVEKEHALDHVFGYCNVNDLSARDLQMRTQQWLLGKSCDSFSPLGPFLVTADEVGDPNNLDIRCIVNGEVRQHSHTSDMIFHCNEIVSYISQHMTLLPGDIILTGTPAGVVLGYPKEKQIYLKPGDVVTIEIEKLGSLTNTMVAEK, encoded by the coding sequence ATGAAACTACTGACATTTAACGACAACGGCCATTTTAAACTTGGTATTAAAACGGAGAAGGGCATTTTGGATGTCGCCGCAGCAATCGAAGGAATGGCTTCGGACCAAATGAGCAGCTTGTCAACCACGCTACATGCTGTCATAGAAGGCGGAACGGCGGCGGTTGCGCAGCTGCAGCGTCTAGTGAACATCGTGCTGGAAGCAGGCTCAAAGGGAGAAGCTTATTTGCTGGATGAGACTCACATTCAATATGGACCCTGTGTGACGAACCCAAGCAAAATCATTTGTGTAGGGCTTAACTATCGCAAGCATGCTGAAGAAACCAATGCGCCGATTCCGGAGTATCCGATTCTTTTTAATAAATTTTCGAACACGTTAACTGGACATGGCGCTGAAGTTCCACTGCCGGAGAAAGTGTCGTCGCAGGTTGATTACGAAGCAGAGCTTGTGATTGTGATGGGTAAAAAAGCTAAATATGTGGAGAAGGAGCATGCATTAGATCACGTATTTGGCTATTGCAATGTGAATGACTTGTCCGCTCGAGATTTGCAAATGAGAACGCAGCAATGGCTGCTTGGTAAATCATGCGATAGCTTCAGCCCGTTAGGACCATTCCTTGTTACCGCAGATGAAGTAGGAGATCCGAACAATCTGGATATTCGCTGCATCGTCAACGGCGAGGTTAGACAGCATTCCCATACATCCGATATGATTTTTCATTGCAACGAGATTGTCAGCTACATTTCGCAACATATGACCTTGCTTCCAGGTGATATTATCCTAACAGGAACCCCTGCCGGCGTTGTGTTGGGTTATCCGAAGGAGAAGCAGATCTATTTAAAACCGGGCGATGTTGTAACCATAGAGATTGAAAAATTGGGTTCGTTAACCAATACGATGGTTGCTGAGAAATAG
- a CDS encoding (Fe-S)-binding protein has protein sequence MKVSLFITCLSDAIYPRVGEAMVRLLAKYGVQLEFPSVQTCCGQPAYNSGYWDEARTTAKTILKAFEDSDFVISPSGSCTYMIHHYSNLFQDDPVLLEKAIELQKKTYEFTQFLVQVLGVTDLGAVFPHKVTYHPSCHGSRLLGVKDEPLELLKNVQGLQFVPLPFAEDCCGFGGTFAVKMADISGAMVSEKVNHVKETEAEVLVGLDMACLMNIAGNLRFRNEPVKVMHLAELLHEGVNRA, from the coding sequence ATGAAAGTATCATTATTTATTACTTGTCTTAGCGATGCGATTTATCCCCGAGTAGGAGAAGCGATGGTGCGGCTTTTAGCTAAATATGGGGTTCAGTTGGAGTTTCCAAGCGTTCAAACTTGCTGCGGTCAACCCGCTTATAACAGCGGATATTGGGATGAAGCACGGACCACGGCCAAAACAATTCTCAAAGCGTTTGAAGATAGCGATTTTGTTATCTCTCCTTCGGGTTCATGCACCTACATGATTCATCACTATTCGAATCTCTTTCAAGATGATCCTGTTCTTTTGGAGAAAGCGATAGAGCTTCAGAAAAAAACTTACGAGTTTACTCAATTCCTTGTGCAGGTGTTGGGGGTTACGGATCTGGGGGCCGTGTTCCCTCATAAAGTCACTTATCATCCATCCTGTCACGGAAGCAGGCTCCTTGGTGTCAAAGATGAGCCGTTGGAATTATTGAAAAACGTCCAAGGTTTACAATTTGTTCCGCTTCCTTTTGCTGAAGATTGCTGCGGGTTCGGCGGTACTTTTGCTGTCAAGATGGCAGACATTTCAGGAGCTATGGTCTCAGAGAAAGTGAATCATGTGAAAGAAACGGAAGCGGAAGTTCTCGTCGGTCTCGACATGGCCTGCTTAATGAATATCGCTGGCAACCTGCGCTTTCGAAACGAACCCGTCAAGGTGATGCACTTGGCAGAGCTGCTGCATGAAGGAGTGAATCGGGCTTGA
- a CDS encoding LutB/LldF family L-lactate oxidation iron-sulfur protein: MNTTNSAASSVKERADLALNDEFLRNAVRFTTERLRGGKKKAAEEHGNWDEWRERGRQIRLHTIAHLDYYLNLFADNARAHGVHVHFADTSADAVKIALAIAERKSAKSVVKSKSMVTEELHLNHALESIGIEAIESDLGEYIIQLAGETPSHIIIPAIHKNRYQIADLLSKEAGETLPPDTSILAGFVRKKLREKFLETEIGMTGCNFAIAETGSMVLFENEGNARMVTTVPKTQITLMGMERIIPSWTDLEVMATLLPRSATGQKLTVYMSGITGPRREHDADGPEEMHIIIVDNGRSLQLGDPEFQELLNCIRCGACLNACPVYRHIGGHAYGGTYSGPIGAVLTPALKKNVAEWDDIANASSLCGACYEACPVKIPLHDMLVSLRRRKVESGHGNKLEAVGMKGFSMVMGNSGRFNGVLKLGKIGQKLVVKSGEIRTKLGPLKGWNSYRVTPSLPKKSFREGWGTLEAELRQGLKELDPQVRQRMEAIVKERKTGGGHQHG, encoded by the coding sequence TTGAATACGACTAATTCTGCTGCTTCAAGCGTTAAAGAACGTGCTGATCTGGCGCTTAACGATGAGTTTTTGCGCAATGCCGTGCGCTTCACGACTGAGCGGCTGCGCGGAGGTAAGAAGAAAGCTGCTGAAGAACACGGCAATTGGGATGAGTGGAGAGAAAGAGGTCGACAAATTCGGCTGCATACGATTGCTCATCTGGATTATTATTTGAATTTGTTTGCGGATAACGCTCGTGCTCATGGAGTTCATGTCCATTTCGCTGATACATCGGCTGATGCGGTGAAAATTGCTCTGGCGATTGCGGAACGTAAATCTGCAAAGTCGGTTGTAAAATCAAAGTCAATGGTAACTGAAGAGCTTCATCTAAATCACGCGCTTGAATCTATCGGGATAGAAGCTATCGAGTCGGATCTAGGTGAGTATATCATTCAACTCGCGGGAGAAACGCCGTCCCATATTATCATTCCGGCTATTCATAAGAACAGATATCAAATTGCGGATTTGCTCTCCAAGGAAGCCGGAGAGACGCTGCCGCCGGATACTTCGATTCTAGCAGGTTTTGTTCGTAAGAAGCTGAGGGAGAAGTTTCTTGAAACCGAAATCGGAATGACAGGCTGCAACTTCGCGATTGCCGAGACCGGATCCATGGTGCTGTTCGAGAATGAAGGCAACGCCCGGATGGTAACTACGGTTCCCAAGACGCAAATTACGCTAATGGGGATGGAGCGTATTATTCCTTCCTGGACCGATTTGGAAGTCATGGCAACGCTTCTGCCGCGTTCGGCGACAGGTCAGAAGCTGACGGTGTACATGTCAGGGATTACGGGGCCGCGAAGAGAACATGATGCCGATGGTCCTGAGGAAATGCACATCATTATCGTCGATAACGGACGTTCTTTGCAGCTGGGAGATCCCGAATTTCAAGAATTGCTGAATTGTATCCGTTGCGGCGCTTGCTTGAACGCTTGTCCGGTGTACCGTCATATCGGAGGACATGCATACGGGGGCACGTACAGCGGCCCGATCGGCGCCGTATTGACTCCTGCGTTAAAGAAAAACGTGGCCGAGTGGGACGATATTGCGAATGCCTCCAGCTTATGCGGGGCCTGCTACGAAGCGTGCCCGGTCAAAATCCCTCTGCACGATATGCTTGTTTCTTTACGGCGCCGTAAAGTGGAGAGCGGTCATGGCAACAAGCTTGAAGCGGTTGGCATGAAAGGTTTCTCGATGGTTATGGGCAATTCGGGCCGTTTCAATGGTGTGCTGAAGCTCGGTAAGATTGGCCAAAAACTTGTCGTCAAGAGCGGAGAGATCCGTACGAAGCTGGGCCCGCTCAAAGGCTGGAATTCGTATCGGGTAACGCCAAGTTTGCCTAAGAAATCGTTCCGTGAGGGGTGGGGGACATTGGAAGCGGAACTGCGCCAAGGGCTGAAGGAGCTGGATCCGCAAGTACGCCAACGAATGGAAGCCATTGTCAAGGAAAGAAAAACCGGAGGAGGGCATCAACATGGCTGA
- a CDS encoding LutC/YkgG family protein: MADTHQEWLDQLEAESRAKQKSFINGIASKLGRARVTEKPAQPYRGAPDFWQAFEWPLEERIERFTENFQAAGGYVARVSSMEDVKQFIVNKAQEMSAKYIIRQNQSELDALDLEGALKDTSVSVWNREAETHWKARAAEADFGIVMADYATAYTGSMTVLSSRDKGRSVSLLPTVLMAIIPVERLKTRLGETLVHFDRAGSENLPAGIHFISGPSRSADIENDLTIGVHGPGIVYALIVG, translated from the coding sequence ATGGCTGATACGCATCAGGAATGGTTAGATCAGCTTGAAGCGGAGTCACGTGCGAAGCAGAAATCATTTATAAATGGCATCGCTAGCAAGCTTGGTAGAGCACGGGTGACTGAGAAACCGGCTCAGCCTTACCGAGGGGCACCTGATTTCTGGCAAGCATTCGAGTGGCCTCTTGAAGAGAGAATTGAGAGATTTACGGAAAATTTCCAAGCTGCTGGCGGATATGTGGCTCGTGTATCTTCCATGGAAGATGTTAAACAATTCATAGTGAATAAAGCACAGGAAATGAGTGCTAAATATATCATCCGGCAAAACCAATCGGAGCTTGATGCACTTGATTTGGAAGGAGCGCTAAAAGACACTAGCGTATCGGTTTGGAACCGTGAGGCGGAGACTCACTGGAAAGCCCGCGCGGCTGAAGCGGATTTTGGTATTGTGATGGCGGACTACGCTACTGCGTATACAGGCTCGATGACGGTCTTGTCATCTCGGGACAAAGGAAGATCTGTTAGTTTGCTCCCGACAGTATTGATGGCTATTATTCCGGTGGAAAGACTGAAAACACGTTTAGGCGAAACATTGGTTCACTTCGATCGTGCGGGAAGTGAGAACCTGCCTGCGGGTATTCATTTCATCTCTGGACCAAGCCGTTCGGCTGATATCGAGAATGACCTGACCATTGGGGTTCACGGACCCGGTATTGTGTACGCATTGATTGTGGGGTAA
- a CDS encoding CPBP family intramembrane glutamic endopeptidase, translating into MMSTNRDMLQESLDPALRIHPHVRWGVLVYFLYSAVFYAIFVLNGIDYTRVGESEWTLLIWYIAPLSGGAVLTIAMVTIYGWWRPSLVERRRLSRWTMTLPIIMVVIAIVNLLTGDFTRVTPLMWLYLIFGSIMVGFNEEMINRGQLIVALRSRFGETGVWLLSTAMFAVFHLPNMFWGIGAGALFQVMIAFGLGSIFYLARRSTGSLVASMFLHGLWDFSVFSANGASALPIAGLLAPLLVIAAAITVPIILRREKRRDSAQSVSRPVG; encoded by the coding sequence ATGATGTCAACCAATAGGGACATGCTGCAAGAATCTCTGGATCCCGCTCTTCGAATTCATCCCCACGTACGATGGGGTGTTCTCGTATATTTCCTCTACAGCGCAGTCTTCTACGCGATCTTCGTGCTCAACGGCATCGACTACACGCGAGTGGGTGAGAGTGAGTGGACTCTTCTTATCTGGTACATAGCACCGCTGTCCGGCGGCGCCGTGCTGACCATCGCAATGGTCACGATCTACGGATGGTGGCGCCCCAGCCTGGTTGAAAGGCGGCGTCTTTCTCGATGGACAATGACTCTCCCGATCATCATGGTGGTCATCGCGATCGTGAACTTGCTGACCGGCGATTTCACCCGTGTCACGCCCCTCATGTGGCTGTATCTCATCTTCGGCAGTATCATGGTCGGCTTCAATGAGGAGATGATCAACCGAGGTCAGTTGATCGTTGCTCTGCGCAGCCGATTCGGCGAAACCGGGGTCTGGCTGCTCTCAACAGCGATGTTCGCAGTCTTCCACCTGCCGAACATGTTCTGGGGCATCGGGGCTGGTGCCCTGTTCCAGGTAATGATCGCTTTCGGCCTTGGTTCGATCTTCTATCTCGCCCGGCGGTCTACCGGATCGCTCGTGGCCTCCATGTTCCTGCACGGGCTCTGGGACTTTAGCGTCTTCTCAGCGAATGGCGCATCGGCCTTACCCATCGCTGGTTTACTAGCTCCGTTGTTGGTGATTGCTGCAGCGATCACGGTTCCGATCATCCTCCGCCGTGAAAAGCGACGCGATAGCGCCCAAAGTGTGTCACGACCAGTAGGCTGA
- a CDS encoding ATP-binding cassette domain-containing protein: protein MPLIYRGMTRKQREPLVWEALQEVNLLDRKGDLPSELSGGQQQRAAIARTLAGDPPIILITHDGQVAEQAKRVVRFRDGRLFH from the coding sequence TTGCCGCTGATTTATCGGGGAATGACGAGGAAGCAGCGGGAGCCGCTTGTATGGGAGGCGCTCCAAGAGGTGAATTTACTTGATCGAAAAGGCGACCTGCCCTCAGAATTGTCTGGCGGACAACAGCAACGTGCTGCGATTGCACGCACGTTGGCAGGCGATCCTCCGATCATTTTGATAACGCATGACGGGCAGGTTGCGGAGCAGGCGAAGCGGGTTGTGAGGTTTCGGGATGGGCGGTTGTTTCATTAA
- a CDS encoding ABC transporter permease: MVRIFKKNFGVTLLALPGFLLIVLFNYVPLYGLLLPFKNYKYNLGIWNSPWVGLDNFGFLFSGNVLYRVLRNTILYNMVFIMLGTFLSIVIALLLFELSRKFVKVYQTILFIPYFISWVVAGFAFRALFDMEHGVINSILVAGGKAPILWYSEPQYWPYILVAAAVWKGLGYGSVIYYAALMGIDAEYYDAAKIDGASKVRQAFSISIPMIKPMIVMLVILQIGSICYSDFGLFYNVTLNSSLIYQTTDVIDTFVYRSLIDMGDIGMASAAGFFQSIVGFCLVLCTNYIVRRINPENSLF, from the coding sequence ATGGTAAGAATTTTCAAGAAAAATTTCGGAGTGACTCTCCTGGCACTGCCAGGCTTCCTGCTTATTGTACTGTTTAATTATGTTCCGCTGTATGGATTGCTGCTTCCTTTTAAGAATTATAAATACAATCTGGGGATATGGAACAGCCCTTGGGTTGGGTTAGACAATTTCGGCTTCTTATTTAGTGGCAATGTGCTGTATCGCGTTCTGCGGAATACGATCCTGTATAACATGGTCTTCATTATGTTGGGGACGTTTCTCTCCATCGTCATTGCCCTATTGCTATTTGAGCTGAGTCGAAAATTTGTAAAGGTCTATCAAACGATTTTGTTCATTCCTTACTTTATTTCCTGGGTGGTTGCTGGCTTTGCTTTTCGAGCGCTGTTTGATATGGAGCATGGTGTCATCAATAGCATCTTGGTTGCAGGAGGTAAAGCACCGATCCTCTGGTACAGTGAGCCGCAATATTGGCCGTATATTCTCGTGGCGGCTGCTGTTTGGAAGGGATTGGGGTATGGATCTGTGATCTATTACGCCGCTCTGATGGGCATTGATGCTGAGTATTATGATGCTGCGAAAATCGATGGAGCGAGTAAGGTTAGGCAGGCTTTTTCGATCTCAATTCCTATGATCAAACCGATGATTGTCATGTTGGTTATCTTGCAAATTGGAAGTATTTGCTACAGTGATTTCGGACTATTTTACAATGTGACGCTGAATTCATCCTTAATTTATCAGACAACAGATGTCATCGATACGTTCGTTTATCGTTCTCTCATTGATATGGGCGACATCGGGATGGCATCGGCAGCGGGCTTTTTTCAATCGATCGTCGGGTTTTGCCTGGTTCTATGCACCAATTATATCGTCAGAAGAATCAACCCGGAAAATTCACTTTTCTAA
- a CDS encoding carbohydrate ABC transporter permease — protein MNPQRAIRLKPAFTTGKFVIHLLFILLCAVCVFPFLVIIGTSFQTENDIIKFGYSMIPKNFTLDAYKVILHEPKVLLNSYLVTIGTTVAGSLIGMWVTTTYAYAISRKDYSYRSFLAFFIFFTMLFHGGMVPSYILMVKWLGLRNNILALILPYLISGWFVLLMKGFLQTIPDAIIESAKMDGAGELRIFTQIVLQISKPALATLALFFALQYWNDWWLTLLYMDQDHLMKLQYLLIRVLKNMEYLNSSEAIQYGLVKPGMQVPSLSARMAMCILAAGPMLLVFPLFQKYFVQGLTVGSVKG, from the coding sequence ATGAATCCTCAAAGAGCAATTCGGTTAAAGCCTGCATTCACGACGGGGAAATTCGTGATTCATCTCCTGTTTATCTTGTTGTGTGCGGTATGTGTGTTTCCTTTTCTCGTTATCATAGGCACCTCTTTTCAAACGGAAAATGACATTATCAAATTCGGCTATTCGATGATTCCGAAGAACTTTACGTTAGATGCCTACAAGGTGATCCTGCACGAACCTAAAGTTTTGTTAAATTCCTATTTGGTTACGATCGGTACGACGGTTGCAGGGTCTCTCATTGGGATGTGGGTAACCACGACCTACGCCTATGCCATTTCGCGCAAAGATTATTCCTATCGCTCGTTCCTTGCTTTTTTCATCTTCTTCACGATGCTCTTTCATGGGGGGATGGTTCCTTCCTATATCCTCATGGTGAAATGGTTGGGACTCCGCAACAATATCCTTGCACTTATCTTGCCCTATCTGATTAGCGGCTGGTTCGTGCTCCTGATGAAAGGATTCTTACAGACCATACCGGATGCGATCATCGAATCTGCGAAAATGGATGGCGCAGGGGAACTTAGAATTTTTACGCAAATTGTGCTGCAAATATCGAAACCGGCACTCGCGACGTTAGCTCTGTTCTTTGCGCTCCAGTACTGGAATGACTGGTGGCTGACCTTACTCTATATGGATCAAGATCATTTAATGAAGCTGCAGTACTTACTTATTCGGGTTCTCAAAAATATGGAGTATTTGAATTCAAGCGAGGCCATTCAATATGGACTTGTGAAACCGGGCATGCAAGTACCTTCCTTAAGTGCTCGCATGGCGATGTGTATTTTGGCTGCAGGACCGATGTTGCTTGTTTTCCCACTGTTCCAGAAGTACTTTGTGCAGGGATTAACTGTAGGTTCTGTCAAAGGTTAA
- a CDS encoding ABC transporter substrate-binding protein has product MKGQKAKATKWFGPGTSVLLATTIVISGCSTTEKKNESASSSPAASTAATTNSTKDFVDISWYMPKPIDNMKDQEAVEAEANKLIKEKINANVHFNLIDNAGWEDKIKLKSAAGEPYDLVFTSNSSNNLNANVQKGAFMSLDDLLKKYGQNILKKVDPRAWKAVTYKGKIMAIPAQTPYSPASAYVFKKDLVEKYKFDYKSVKSLSDLEPFLKTIKENEPNMIPVIATANGATSGVGLPDYTTVVGGISFSEKEGKFVKTLDIPQNYENYRVMNDFYKKGYIAKDAAIKTDYLAEAKSGKYAVLRDSGGYTEDGSKSTSTYGFPTVETFSSQPTISTASMTAAATAISATSKNPERAMMLLDYIWSDKYLLNTLAYGVEGKNYTVKSGTVKDDNPSIVAKSGAEQTWAIWHNWLGPLWDQWDSNWNSTKALEAMRKTNENGKASGLLGFVFNNEPVKTEIAQISAVNKEANPIFTTGSMPDYPKYVEDTKKKLVDAGIDKIMAEIQKQYDAWKAGN; this is encoded by the coding sequence GTGAAAGGTCAAAAAGCAAAAGCTACAAAATGGTTTGGACCAGGAACATCCGTCTTGCTTGCAACAACGATTGTGATTAGCGGCTGCAGCACAACTGAGAAAAAGAATGAAAGCGCTAGCTCTAGCCCAGCTGCTAGTACGGCGGCAACTACGAATTCAACGAAAGATTTCGTTGACATTAGCTGGTACATGCCAAAGCCGATCGACAACATGAAGGACCAAGAAGCGGTTGAAGCGGAAGCCAACAAACTGATCAAGGAAAAAATTAATGCAAATGTGCACTTTAACTTAATTGATAACGCAGGCTGGGAAGATAAGATCAAGCTGAAATCAGCTGCAGGCGAGCCTTATGATCTTGTATTTACTTCGAACTCTTCCAATAATTTAAATGCAAATGTGCAAAAAGGCGCATTTATGTCGCTTGATGATTTACTGAAGAAGTATGGGCAAAATATTTTGAAGAAAGTAGATCCGCGTGCTTGGAAAGCGGTTACTTATAAAGGGAAGATCATGGCGATTCCTGCCCAAACCCCTTATAGTCCGGCATCTGCCTATGTATTCAAGAAAGATTTGGTTGAAAAGTATAAATTCGATTATAAGAGCGTCAAGAGTCTCAGTGACTTAGAACCATTCTTGAAAACGATTAAAGAAAATGAGCCGAACATGATTCCGGTCATTGCTACGGCCAATGGAGCGACTTCTGGCGTAGGGTTACCCGACTATACAACCGTCGTAGGTGGCATATCTTTCAGCGAGAAGGAAGGTAAATTCGTTAAGACCCTTGATATCCCGCAAAACTATGAAAATTATAGAGTTATGAATGATTTCTATAAGAAAGGCTATATTGCCAAGGATGCCGCAATCAAAACGGATTATCTGGCTGAAGCAAAATCAGGGAAATATGCCGTGCTTCGTGATTCAGGCGGTTATACCGAGGATGGGTCGAAATCGACGAGTACGTATGGATTCCCTACCGTTGAAACATTCAGCTCACAGCCGACCATTTCAACTGCTTCCATGACGGCAGCTGCGACAGCGATTAGTGCAACTTCGAAGAATCCAGAAAGAGCGATGATGCTGCTCGATTATATTTGGAGTGATAAGTACTTATTGAATACACTTGCTTATGGCGTTGAAGGTAAAAATTACACGGTTAAATCGGGTACGGTAAAAGATGATAACCCATCCATCGTAGCAAAAAGTGGTGCCGAACAAACCTGGGCCATTTGGCATAACTGGCTTGGGCCGCTTTGGGATCAATGGGATTCCAACTGGAATTCAACGAAAGCTTTGGAAGCGATGAGAAAAACGAATGAGAACGGCAAGGCGTCTGGTCTGCTTGGATTTGTTTTTAATAACGAGCCGGTCAAAACGGAGATTGCGCAAATTAGTGCCGTCAATAAAGAGGCGAATCCGATCTTTACGACGGGATCCATGCCGGACTACCCGAAATACGTTGAGGATACGAAGAAGAAACTGGTTGATGCAGGTATAGACAAAATAATGGCAGAGATTCAGAAGCAATATGATGCTTGGAAGGCAGGAAATTAA